The Bradyrhizobium sp. WBAH42 genome includes a window with the following:
- a CDS encoding PaaI family thioesterase gives MTFTDIPAGYEPHFRKAPLTDPWEPLYSKKTDKGVTVGLRLATPHTNARGLIHGGLIAALADAAMGYSCAQATGWTTSFVTISLSVDYVGAAEIGQWLAVEGEAIKAGNTICFAQCLVKADDAVIARASGTFRVVPKKG, from the coding sequence ATGACCTTCACCGACATCCCCGCCGGCTACGAGCCGCATTTCCGCAAAGCGCCGCTGACCGATCCCTGGGAGCCGCTCTACTCGAAGAAGACCGACAAGGGCGTCACCGTCGGACTCCGCCTGGCGACGCCGCACACCAACGCCCGCGGGCTGATTCACGGCGGGCTGATCGCGGCGCTCGCTGACGCCGCCATGGGCTACAGCTGCGCCCAGGCGACGGGCTGGACGACGTCGTTCGTCACCATCTCGCTGTCGGTCGACTATGTCGGCGCCGCCGAGATCGGCCAATGGCTCGCGGTCGAGGGCGAGGCGATCAAGGCCGGAAACACGATCTGCTTCGCGCAGTGCCTGGTGAAGGCGGACGACGCCGTGATCGCGCGGGCCAGCGGTACGTTCCGGGTGGTGCCGAAGAAGGGATGA
- a CDS encoding LysR family transcriptional regulator: MDRLEAMHVFVTVADLSGFAPAARKLQLSPSAVTRLIAALEEHLGARLLQRTTRQVTLTDVGTRYLERARRILADVEEADGSAREERNRPSGRLVVSAPVGFGRLHVGPVMTAYLKRYPEVTAELRLSDHLVNLVEDAVDAAVRIGRLADSSLVARQVGEMRRIVVAAPGYLKRHGEPKTPEALATHQTIQFGPWSEWRFLRDGRDIGLPLSPRFISNSADAALQYAEAGGGVTRVLAYQAAEGLKRGRLKIVLAKYQQPALPIHIVYPTSRLLSAKVRAFIDLVVETAEWRFG, from the coding sequence ATGGACCGCCTGGAAGCCATGCACGTCTTCGTCACGGTCGCTGATCTCAGCGGCTTTGCGCCGGCCGCGCGAAAGCTGCAGCTGTCGCCATCGGCGGTGACGCGGCTGATCGCGGCGCTCGAGGAGCATCTCGGCGCGCGGCTGCTGCAGCGGACCACCCGGCAGGTGACGCTGACCGACGTCGGCACGCGCTATCTGGAGCGAGCTCGGCGCATCCTCGCCGATGTCGAGGAGGCTGACGGCTCGGCGCGGGAGGAGCGCAACCGGCCGAGCGGGCGCCTCGTCGTGTCGGCGCCGGTCGGCTTCGGCCGGCTGCATGTCGGGCCGGTCATGACCGCCTATCTCAAGCGCTATCCCGAGGTCACGGCCGAGCTCCGGCTGTCGGACCACCTCGTCAACCTCGTGGAGGACGCCGTCGATGCAGCGGTGCGGATCGGCCGCCTCGCCGATTCCTCGCTGGTGGCACGCCAGGTCGGCGAGATGCGGCGGATCGTGGTGGCTGCGCCCGGCTATTTGAAGCGGCATGGTGAGCCGAAGACGCCGGAAGCGCTCGCCACGCACCAGACCATCCAGTTCGGCCCCTGGTCCGAATGGCGCTTCCTGCGCGACGGCCGCGATATCGGGCTGCCGCTGTCCCCTCGCTTCATCAGCAACAGCGCCGACGCCGCCCTGCAATATGCCGAGGCCGGCGGCGGCGTGACGCGGGTGCTGGCCTATCAGGCCGCCGAGGGCCTGAAGCGCGGACGCCTGAAGATCGTGCTGGCGAAGTACCAGCAGCCGGCGCTGCCGATCCACATCGTCTATCCGACCTCGCGTCTGCTCTCGGCCAAAGTGCGCGCGTTCATCGATCTCGTGGTGGAGACGGCGGAGTGGAGGTTTGGGTAA
- a CDS encoding pyridoxamine 5'-phosphate oxidase family protein: MTTAVHTYASDVAFSPAVKTIQARKGSREAYARSEQRGWRTEVDDNLAAFLADANSFYFATASADGQPYIQHRGGPKGFLKVLDKQTLAFADYAGNQQFITQGNLSENPKAYIFVMDYAHGRRVKIWGEARVVEDDEALTTSLMPKGYRARPEQVILFKIAAWDTNCPQHIPQKFDASDVAAALAARDARIAELEAEVAALKGEKASLASNES; encoded by the coding sequence ATGACGACCGCAGTCCACACCTATGCCAGCGACGTGGCCTTCTCGCCGGCGGTGAAGACGATCCAGGCCCGCAAGGGTTCGCGCGAGGCCTATGCACGCAGCGAGCAGCGCGGCTGGCGCACCGAGGTCGACGACAATCTCGCCGCCTTCCTCGCCGACGCCAATAGCTTCTACTTCGCCACCGCTTCAGCCGACGGCCAGCCCTACATCCAGCACCGCGGCGGCCCGAAGGGATTTCTCAAGGTGCTGGACAAGCAGACGCTCGCCTTCGCCGACTACGCCGGCAACCAGCAGTTCATCACGCAAGGGAACCTCTCGGAGAATCCCAAAGCCTACATCTTCGTGATGGACTACGCCCACGGCCGCCGTGTGAAGATCTGGGGCGAGGCGCGCGTGGTCGAGGACGACGAAGCCCTGACCACGTCACTGATGCCGAAAGGTTATCGTGCCCGCCCCGAGCAGGTGATTCTGTTCAAGATCGCGGCCTGGGACACCAACTGCCCGCAGCACATCCCGCAGAAATTCGACGCGTCCGACGTCGCGGCCGCGCTGGCGGCGAGGGATGCGAGGATCGCGGAGCTGGAGGCGGAGGTTGCGGCGCTGAAGGGGGAGAAGGCGAGCTTAGCCTCCAACGAAAGCTAA
- a CDS encoding ABC transporter ATP-binding protein — translation MSTLLSVTDAHVAYGKVEAVRSVSLEVGTNEIVTIVGANGAGKTTLLSAIMGILPLKGRVAFAGQDLARLDIEDRVAMGLGLVPEHRELFVTMNVEDNLELGAFRIERSKAKASIERVYALFPRLKERRKQLAGTLSGGEQQMLAMGRALMGEPKLLMLDEPSLGLAPIIVADIFRIVTELRAAGVSVLLVEQNAQAALKIADQAYVMELGEFVLSGKASDIAANERVAASYLGFQHEGASVI, via the coding sequence ATGAGCACGCTGTTGTCCGTCACCGACGCGCATGTCGCCTATGGCAAGGTCGAGGCAGTGCGTTCGGTCTCGCTCGAGGTCGGCACCAACGAGATCGTCACCATCGTCGGCGCCAACGGTGCCGGCAAGACCACGCTGCTTTCGGCCATCATGGGCATCCTGCCGCTGAAAGGCCGCGTCGCCTTTGCCGGGCAGGATCTCGCCCGGCTCGACATCGAGGACCGCGTCGCGATGGGGCTCGGTCTCGTTCCCGAGCACCGCGAATTGTTCGTGACCATGAATGTCGAGGACAATCTCGAGCTGGGCGCGTTCCGGATCGAGCGCAGCAAGGCGAAAGCCTCGATCGAGCGGGTCTATGCGCTGTTTCCGCGGCTGAAGGAGCGGCGCAAGCAGCTCGCCGGCACGCTCTCCGGCGGCGAGCAGCAGATGCTCGCGATGGGCCGCGCGCTGATGGGCGAGCCGAAGCTCTTGATGCTGGACGAGCCGAGCCTGGGCCTTGCCCCGATCATCGTCGCCGACATCTTCCGCATCGTCACCGAGCTCCGCGCCGCCGGCGTCTCCGTGCTGCTGGTCGAGCAGAACGCGCAGGCCGCGCTGAAGATCGCGGACCAGGCCTATGTGATGGAGCTCGGCGAGTTCGTGCTCAGCGGCAAGGCCAGCGACATCGCGGCCAACGAGCGGGTCGCGGCAAGCTATCTCGGCTTCCAGCACGAAGGCGCGAGCGTGATTTAG